Part of the Zingiber officinale cultivar Zhangliang chromosome 6A, Zo_v1.1, whole genome shotgun sequence genome, ttttccctcaataaatGAAACTCTGACTCTCTAATATTCTCATTTCTTATCATGTCCATTCTCGTATCCTATCCATCATCATATATTCACATATTTACTTTAATATCTTCAtctttgtaactctcatcttttgcttatatgctcgagtcataacccaacatttaacttcatataacatagcagattTAACTATtgttttgtaaaactttcctttaagttttgaAGGTACTTTATGATCACATAGAACACTCAATGTTTTCCTCTATTTCAAcatcctgcttgtattttatgtaataCATCTTTCTTAATCGGTCCCTCTAGCCTTAAATATCTTCGTTCCAaataactcgtcatctcctatcttaacaattatttcattacatctaatattgctaaacttaaatttcatatattttatctttactcTACTAAGTCTAAAACCTTTCACTTCAAGTATTTCTCCCCAAGATTTGACTTTAGCATTTACTCTTTTACATGTCTCATCtaacaaaacaatatcatctacaaGCAACATGCATCATTGTACCGTGTTTTGGATGTGTCTAGTGAATCATCCATGATTAATGTAAACAAATACAGACTTCATGTGTTTAGGAACTTCATCCAAGACATGGTCCATATTAAACTAGGGTTACATATTAAACAGATGAAGATTTTAGACAGATTAACCCTAATTTTATGGGAAATATTTCACTCttgtcgttacatcctcgtacatatccttaattagttcaatatatgttacgctaatacctctcttttctaaaattctccatagaATTTCTCATAAACATAGCTTGAAGCATATGAGATAAAATTATTGgcattaaagaaaattgaaagctAACATCAAAAattaacactacaacaaaaataataacaataataaataaataggAATTGAAAGATGATTGACTGTTATTACTGAGACCTTCATGTGTACTTAAACTATGATAGTTGATTATAAGCTATGACTCAGAAGACGGTTTCTAAACATTAATTTGCCTTTAGTAAAAGGTTAAACCATTAAGAATTGTTATCACTCTGATGCTGAAATTGTTGAGTAGTGCAAAAGAGAAAAGGAGATTACTATGATTAAGATAAACTATGAACAATACATTTGAGAAGGTCAGTTGGCGTAAACTAATGAATGTTGATGTTTCAATCCATACATTTACTGCTCCAACTGTTGAGGATACAAAGGCATAAAACTTGAGTATACAAAAAATACTACATGAAGGacatccagaatagttggcacttATGGCTCATTGAGTCATTGTTGCTCAAAAACCTATGTTAGAGGAATTTATATAAAGCAATATAATTATTTTATCCTTACACTAATACACACATTGGGCCAGAAACATTTTTATGAGCAAATAATTTGTGGACAATCAACTGGCTTAAACATTATTACAGATAGCCAACTAAAAGGAGGGAGAAGATCAATGAGATGGAGATAACAATCAAGTGGTTTAATCAGTCTCTTATCATATAAAAGTTGATAAAATGCAGAATTCGAGAGGATGACATGCTTCCACATGGCCACATACTGTAGACACAGAAATAAAATGCACAAACTTGCAGCTAGAAAATTTAGCTCCTTACAAAGTTTGCTGCTTAAAGTTTAAGACGTCCAATTTTGAGAGCACTTTAGAGAAAGTAAGGAAATAAACTCCCACATAATGTGGAAGCCTCAtgtaggaaataccaaatttaagTAGAGGATTGCTTCTCCACTTTGGGGGCGTCTTCAATTTTCTTTTTGGATTCATTAATATACTTCCAACCACGCTTGTTTACGCCACTCATCTTGACAGGAGTATCTGAAACTGGTAAACCGGCCTTGTGCCTAATTCCCCACACTTTTCCATGACGTCCATCCTTATACAAGTTGATCTTGGTTATCTTGTACGAGAGGTCCCTCCACTTGCTCTTGGCCATTTGATATCCAATTCCCCAGTTGGGTAGGAATTGGGCAACATCAAAAAGATtcttctttttattcttcttcgGCTTCAGTTTCTCATCCTCCTGTGTGCCCATTGAGGGAGTTGCAGAAACATCACTGAAGGATCTAACAACATCGAGTGAACGGAAAAATAAACTCATTGCATTGCGCATTGAGGGTCGATGGTTCACCAGAGCCACCGCCATTGCAGTTGCTGCTCTCTTGCTGCACGCAAAAAAATGATCAATGCCTAAAGTAAACATGGTTCAAAGCCCTACTAACATGGCAGCCAATTGAGTTGGGCTAAAGCCAACAAGCATAAATAATTTGGTGACAATAAAAAGCAAAACTATTATACAAACAAATGAAAGGTACAAACAAGCCAAATATAAACTAACTCAATGGCAAAGTCATAAATCACCAAAAGCACACGCCAtaataaatacaaataaaaaactCCTCAAGAATCACAagcaagaataaataaatatcacaaaCTTCAGCCTCACAAGATGCTAAGTGTTTTCAAAGCAAATCACAAATGTAAGTCATACCATGAGTTGAAAATTCTTAATACATGACCCAGATCAATTATCGTAAGAATCACAATTGCtaataataatatgtattcaatcgGATGACTAACAAAAAAACaacacaaaaaacaaaaaacagtaTACCTTGCAAttgctaagaaaattaaataaattgaatGGATttcaaatacaaaaataaattctaaaaataacatGCATTCAAAAGTTGGACAATGCTTGAATACACATCTAAGTAGAAAGAAAAACTCTTGTCTAGAAGCTTCTCAAACCCAGCAACAGAAATAGCTAAAGGCCTTAACCGGCTATTGCAGACACAAGCGAAGCTTAGAGATACTACAAAAACGAATTAACAAACCTAAAAGACGACTAAAGGATGGAGGCGTGCTTGTATGTGTATATGTAATTCTTATACACGTCAACAAGGAAATGAGGAATCtaattttgggaaaaaaaaatcataaaacatGAACGGCCGTAGACCTGCTGTATAGTGGGTTACTGATGACCAACGGAGGAGGAAGACGGCTGCCTGTGGACGATTGCACGACCGACGAAGTGCAGGACCAGCGGCGCGGGTGAGGTGAGGACGAGGACGTGAGGTGGAGGGGGACGTTCCGGCTAGGTGACTATCCGGCGGCGTGGCCGTGGTGTGGTGAGGTGAGGTGAGGCGGAGGGGGAGATTAATTGGTGTCGGACGCCGGTGGCTTCCGTGCGGCGGCGGTGCTCGCCTGCTCGGTCGGGGAACGGAGAACAGATGTGAGCTGGTAAGTGGCGTTGGGTCGGCGGCTAGGGCAAGGTAAGCGTAAGAAGGTTAAGTGAATTCACAATAATATCGATGAAATgttaaaaaaggatttttttttcttcgaaATGAAAAATTACCTCGTTTATCAAGTACACCATTAAACTTTGATAATTACCAAATCACATTTTCATAGTTTTAagagaaaatttttcttttacaCATCCGAGCTGAATCAGGTAGGCCTCAAGGTTGAGCTAGTAATCTTGAGAAGCCTCCACGAGGATGGTGGTTGGAAATTTCTATCTTGCATAGGAGGTTGAGGTTGTTAGTGTTAGTTGACACTaatgattaaatttaaattttgatgaatgataaataaattaaaattagatatatTATGATCTAATTTTTCTATCAAATGTATAGGACTTGACTGGTTTAACACCAGACTAAAATCTAACTAGATTTAGAGGATATGATAGCTGGTATAGAGGTCTAGATAGATCAAGAAGTGATCTGATATCAGACGGGAAGTCCAGCTGGGTCCGTAGGACCTGACAGCTAGCCAAAGTCCAGTTGAATATGCGTACCTGACAATTAGAGGGAAGACCTAGTGGACCAAGGTAGAGTTAAGCGAATATGTAGGGTAAGTAAAGAAGTCACTGCAGGAGAGTGTCCAGCGAGTACAAGTCTCAATTTGTGACTTTAGGTGCAAAttcaatttaggtctattttagaaatctaaattgagaccatAATTAGTTCCTAGTCTTGGAAGAATAAGAACTAATTAATACTGCTattttattactgtgctaactctattttacaagttACTCTTTGCTTTTGAACTAACATATTCTTACAGGagttagaaagaaaaaaaaaagctttGATGAATAGTGCTAAAGGTGTCTTCCATGCGAAGGAAATCAGCTTGAAGCTTGgcgctgaaggcgccttcgagaacttggaaggcgccttcagtcggaTAACATTGAGGACTTCATCGATGATAAGAGGCACGCTACTCGGGATAAAAGTTGGAGGGTTGAAGATGCCTCCAatgccatggaaggcaccttcaatgctcaATAAAAGAGAATTTCGGCCAGTGCATTCAACATAACTCTTCTATAAGCTTTTACGCATCCATTCGATGCTCTGATCACTTCAACGTTGTGCTACTGCTTTGCTACGACGTTGCTACTTGACTACTGCTGAGGAGTCATTCAACACCAAGCTCGATCTGACTATCTTtaaaagtgttgggtaacaaatATTTGACTTTGTGCTAAACTAATGTTTAAGGAAAGTGTAGTTTGTTATATTTATCCTCATTTttattgtactcgattccctcttctgaCTTCCGGAAGTGATCattagtagattacccatcgatagatccgTAGAACTTGAGTTTTAGAGTAGGAATTGCCGaatgctccgaaccaaataactcCTCACGTACTATGCTTTTTTCAGTTTTTGTTTACTTTATTTCTACTGCATACTCGTTTTTATAAAACCAAAACAATTGagtgttttaaaaattatgtgaTTATttacccccctctcacgtgcgtaacGATCCAACAATTAGGAAGGGACAAGGCCCTGGGAATTTTAGGATTTAGagaaaaatcaatatatttagaATTTTGTTCATATATTTAATCATTTTAGTTGATTGTTCACTTGATCAATTTCACAATtagcttagaattttttttatataggaCAAGGAGATGGCTAAGGAAAGCAACATGTTGAACAAGCTCATTGCTTCCCACGAGGCCAAGATGGATAGGCTAGCCTTCTTATATAGCATTGACTCTCTTATCTATCGACATGATAGTCAATCGAAATCATGTGCTAGTCTTCAACTGAGTCCAATCActagtttttttttacttagctTATCTTATCTAAGTCTACACAGTCTTAGAACTAAGCTAAGTAGGTAAATCATAACTCGGGATCAACAATCCCTTGGTCAAAAGTTTCATACCTAGTTCAACTTCAATAATGTTGCTCAAACACAAAAGCTCAAAATTATAATTCACTCACATAATCTCTCACTTTTTCATGTCTCCAAATCTTTGATCCCTTAATGCTCTTTATCATAAAGTCAATCATGTATCAAGTCTTTGGGCCATCACATGCATTAAGTTCCCAAGCTCGCTCCATACCATCTAATCTTCACAAATTCATTATGCCTGTAGGCCTTCCATGTCGGTAGGTCCACCTTGTTTCAAACCTTCGAACCATTATACACATAATCCGCATAACCACATCTCTCTATCCTAAAGTGTACTCTAGGCTCCTCCACTCATTCTTGGTATTCAAGTCATCAAGCATAATCAACACAACTTCATTGAGTCAATCAGCTTTATGAATATATATGCATTATGTCATATCTCTATGAACTAACAATATAAGAATTACTAGTAAGTCAAATCTCAAATCAcattaataaaaatagaaaagaaatttaaaaaaattcacaATTAGTACACTATGCCATCAAAGTCTAGAAATTCCTCTTGTAGCTAAAAATTAAAAGACAcattttattttggaaaaattgtcttaaaattttcaattacaatttcCTAACCAAATACAATAGATACCAATTTATCTCATATTTTTGAGGTACAAAAAGTTCAAAATAAGTATAAGTCCTTCTAAATTTAGCATATTAaactaaaatctagtatattttctatcaaattgagcacgactCTGGATGGAAAAGATATtagattctctttaaattatgctcagttaaataaaaaatatactaaattctttttaaatgatactcaattggataaaaaatatactataatttttttaaatgatgctaaatttattaatttaatagaaaatatactcttcAAGTTTAAATGTACTAAATTTAGAAATAATTGTATCCCATTTTGGACTTTTTTTACCTTAAAAAAATAAAGGACAATTAGATAATGGCATTTGCATACAAGGAGTTAAagcaaataaaattatatatatataaagtggaaataaagtttttttaataCAAGGACTACatgaataaaattatatatatatataaagtggaaataaagtttttttaataCAAGGACGACATGTAAAGTTTAAATTATGATTGAATTTTCAAAACGATATcctattctattttttattataaatatatCTTTATTCAACATGTTGTCGTTACTGCTAAAactaatataatataaaataaaattattttaatttaaataaaattattatatgagTAAGTAGAGATGGGAGGggtaatttttatcattttactgTAGCATCCTTGTTTAGGGCACTCTTCACACGTGAAAGGGGGGAACTTCTTCGTGCTTTCGCCCCGTCGCTAAGGAGGGGGCCACCTTCTTCCTCCCTGTAACGCTCCTCTCCTCACTAACGTCAGCCGCttccctccttttcttcctcccgttACCATCTCCACCTAAGGGCATTCCTCCTGACGTTGCCTCCAAGGTCACATGCAAGGGGAgagaggtttaggttttaggtggccGCCACCATTGGCACCACAGTGACGCATGCTgcctctcttttctcctctctGATGTTCTTTTGTCGGCGGCCACGCAAGTTCGGCGAAGGCGGCTCCGTTAGATATCCCCTtgctctttcttccttcttcacgCCAACAATGCTAGACTCGTGTCGTCACCACCTCCAACATGGGGTGCGTCCCTGGTCGGCTACCAACCTTCTTCAAAGCCGTAAGCTTCAGAAGTCTACAATCTGTCGGCGCTGCAAGCAGTAGCGGTCAAACATCGTCGCCACCTCAGGCCTTCGGGGTGTTGCAACCATGCACCCCCTGCGGTGCTTTGCGCTGGCTCCGCCCCCTTCAAGTAGTTGCCGCTGCCTCCAGCGGCAGCTAGTGGTCTACCCACGACCTCCGCCGGCCTCATAGCGCCACCACCGCTGCCCCTCTTCCCGTCACCACTGTCCACCTTCTTCGACACCACTTCAACCACCCTTCGACGCCGTTATAGCTGACTCCGACACCTCTATAGCCGTTGtcgctgttggtgcaatttccactaggtcaaggttgacctagttgaccaagcgtaaaccttggtcatggtttcgatgtttgacaatacagaaagacatgtagacatggacaatgcaggtgcagttgtccatgcggagagatactgatcagggtctgatcaggttggatgaagaagagtcaagtatgtcaaggttgaccggatacttgactgggaagtcctaactgggatgttaggcagttcgggaaatcctggtgagtgaagccaggtgaaaatcctagtgagtgaagctaggtgaaagtgaaagtcctggtgagtgaagccagacagttggagaaagtcctgatgagtgaagccaggcagatgggaaaccctggtgagtgaagccaggtaaaagacctagtgagtgaagctaggcagtttggaagtcctggtgagtgaagccaggcaagggaaatccagatgggtcaaggttgaccagacatctggtgaaaagtccaagcagggagcttggtacgggaaaagtccaagtatggagacttggcacggagaagaccaagatggagacttggcacgggaagtcggagagggataggtagctcgttctctggaccggacgaagtcggagagggctcggtagctagttctcaggaccaagtagggtttagggctgggagctctaaacctggatcggtctggtgaccgatccagtgatacgctgggttatctgatcggtctggtgaccgatcagtaaccaaacagaagtattctgttgcttatctgatcggtcagcagaccgatcagtgatcgatcagaaggagacgatcagaaggagggaaagggcctgatcggtcatgggaccgatcagggaaggacctgatcggtccatgaccgatcagggaagggcctgatcggtcttgtgactgATCAAGACCCTTGTGGactgatcaggatgaagcctgatcggtccacatgctagccgttgctacgcaacggctagtttcttctgtgtcttcttcgcaggttataaaagggattgaAGAGCTACTGTtcctcccttcttcttcctcttctttctactgagctgctggtgtgctcttgagctttgctgagttccgaagcttcgtgtgagcttcttcgactgggttcctgctgttgtaggcgtcacgtgaagttgctgcttcaaccagtcgacaagaaggcaagctagggttattacatttgtgtattgtacttagtttcttgctgtattcttgtactcctgttcatcttgctgttgcaagacattgtggcgaggtttctccacccagaaggagtgattattagccgggtttccggggactcatccaccgacggattgataggcttcgtccaccttacggacacgccgaggagtaggagtttcatctccgaacctcgttacgtcgacgcgtattgaggtttgatttcttttctttgtttcgttgtttttatttccgctgcgctaaccttgatttgtagaacgaaacgaacgagatttggggtcggctattcacacccccccctctctagccgcgatcatcgatcctaacagtcgCCGCTTCCGACGCAGATCCGACCATTGTTATGTGTCGGCCATCGAGTTGCTGCATTTCGCTCTTCCCACCACTATTATGATTGTGAGTTGTTGGTATTTAGCAGTCTACGTGCCAATGTTATATCTCGATTTGCGTGTCAATATTGTATCCTGATTTACGTGCTGATGTCATATCCCAACCTGTGTGTCGATATCGTATCTCGATTTACGTGCCGATGTTATATATATTCCGGCCTACGCGTCGCTATTAGGTCCTGGTCTGCATGTCGTCTTCCAGCCAGATCCTAGTCGTGCTCTAcatgttggttaaacctaggaaaacgtatcggttccactg contains:
- the LOC121995693 gene encoding uncharacterized protein LOC121995693 translates to MAVALVNHRPSMRNAMSLFFRSLDVVRSFSDVSATPSMGTQEDEKLKPKKNKKKNLFDVAQFLPNWGIGYQMAKSKWRDLSYKITKINLYKDGRHGKVWGIRHKAGLPVSDTPVKMSGVNKRGWKYINESKKKIEDAPKVEKQSST